DNA from Planifilum fulgidum:
CATCGGTGTGGTAGTTGGGATCCGGGCCGTAATTCAGGAAGGCCACGGGGATTCCCGCCGCTTCAAAGGGCGCGTGATCGCTGCGGTCGGAAACGGTGCGCCGGTAGGGATGGCCGTATGCCCGGATATATTCCTCCGCCAGATCGGCCACGAAGGATTCGGCCCCCTCTTCCGCCGTCATGACTCCCATGGTGTCGCCGACACCCACCATATCCATGTTGATCATGGCGGCGATATCGGCGATCTCCCGGGGATCCAGGGATTCCACGTAATGGGTGGAGCCCACCAATCCCGCCTCTTCAGCTCCGAAGAAGATCACCTTCACATCATGGAACATCGGTTTTTTGGACAACACCCGGGCCAGTTCCAACAGCGTTGCGGTCCCCGAGGCGTTGTCGTTGGCGGCGGGAGTATCCACTCCGTCATAATGGGCCCCCACCACAATCGTCTTCCGCTCTTTGAAAGGACCTCCCTTTTTGCCGGGGATCGTTCCGATCACGTTTTGGGAATGGCTGTTTTCCATCACCGTGTCCACTTTCATGGTCACGATCACTTTTTCCCCTTGCTCCAGAAGTTCCTTCAGGGCTTCACCCTCCACATCGCTCAGAGACACCGCGGGAATGTCCGTCGGCTCGCTCAACGTTCCGTTGATGTTGCCGGATGTGTTGTTGAAGATGATCGCTCCGACGGCTCCGGCTTTCGCGGCATTTTGGGTTTTTTCAAAGAAGGTGTATTCGCCCCGCTTGATCAGAGCGATTTTCCCCTTCGCATCCACCTGGGCGAACTCCTCCTCGGAACCCAGTCCGGCATAGACGAGCTCCGCCCTCAAACCCTCCTCCGGCGTGGCCGGAGAATAGGACATGGTTAAGCTGTCCAGGCTCTTCGGCTCGGGCTCCACGACCTGCACTTCGGAACCGCGGTCCAGAAAGGCGAGGAAGGGAAAGACCTGCCGCTCCACTTTCAATCCGTATTTCTTCAATTCCTGTTCGATGTAGTCGGCCGCCCGGCGTTCCCCCTCAAATCCGGCGATCCTCGCATCATCCCTGTCGGCCAATTTGGCCGCGTGCTGGTAGATGCGCTCCGCGTTCACTTTTTTCGAAAACTCCTGAGTATGTAACGGCACCGACGGCACGGCGTACGCCGTGGAAGCAAGCGCCAATAAGGCAATCAAGACCAAGGTCCCGACCATCCGAAAGCGTCTGAACATGAGGCTCCCTCCGAATTATTAAAATTTTACCCGTTTTAATTCTATGGAATCATTTTTTTCTTTGTCAACTGTAAAACAATTTTGGGAGCCCCCCAACATCGGAAATATCCCTTTTCCTGCTTTCGATGGATGATCGGCGGTCGCATCCCGTCCCGGCGGCGACGTCACACCCTCCCATGGGCGCCGACGAAGGCGTTTAACCATTTTTGTCATTCATGGGGTACCCACCCATCCCCATTGACCGGCCTCGCATAGGATTTAAGGTGACAACACTGAAGGAGGTGTTGTGTGTGAGCGGTTATGGCTACGGCGGTTACGGCATCGGCCTCCGTCGGCTGTTGATCTTCCTGCTGGTGATCGCAACGATCTTCGTCTTCGCCGGAGTTGGCTTCGGTTACTGAGAATCATACGCCCGCATGAAGTCCATTGGGTCACCCGTCGGGCAAACTCGATTTTTCCCATCTACAGCCGTTCCGGCACCCCTCCTCCAGACGCGAGCATTTCCTTGTGCGAAAACCCTGTGAATCACACGGTGCAACTCCCTTCACAACCTCGCCGAAGGGGATGACCCCTTCGGCTCATTTTTTCGGGCAAGCCAAGACCCCCTTCCCGTCGATGCCGGATTCGGGCGACTTTCCTCCCCCTTGCCGTGAAAGACCTTTTTGAAGTAAAATAAATTTGACCTTTCAGAATTGTATTGGCGCGGACCGCGCCCGTTTTTATCGCGGTTGGTGCAATCGGTTTCACAAAAGGGGGCTAAATTGAGTGATCAAGCGAATAAAAACAATGATGTCCGTCGTGACAACGATTGCACTTTCCATCTCCCTGCTGCCGGCATTCGGGAAAAATCCAACCGCCGCGGCGGAAGGGTTGGACGACAATATCCACTGGAACGAGCTGAAGCATGACACCCGCGACCCGCTCTTCCGACATCCCTTCGGCGCCGTTCCGGCCGGAGAAGCGGTTCGTCTCCGGATGCAGACCAAGGCCGGGGATGTGGAGTCCGTAAAGCTGATTCTGTGGGACGACTTGAAAAAAAAGCAATCCGTCCATCCGATGACGCCGGTCGGCACCTCCCCGGACGGTCTGTTGGAATATTGGGAGACGACGGTCTCATCGGACCGGCCCACGGTGTTCTGGTACCACTTTGAACTCCAGGACGGCAGCCGCATCGTCCGTTACGGGGACCAGCCCGAGCAGGACGGAGGCATCGGCGAGCCCACCGACGGCCATCCGCACGACTTTCAGCTGACGGTTTACGACCGGGATTTCCGGACCCCCGACTGGTTCAAGCTGGGAATCACCTATCAGATTTTCCCGGACCGCTTTTACGACGGCGATCCCTCCAACAACCGCGCCGCCGACGGCCGGGGCAGCCGGGGGGATGCGCCCATCGAACACCGAAAGTGGGGACAGCTGCCGGACAATCCCGATCTGTCGGACCTTCCCGGCTATGACGGGGACGGTATCTGGAGCAACGACTTCTACGGCGGAGACCTGGCCGGCATCCGAAAGAAGCTGGACTATCTGGAATCCCTCGGCGTCAAGACCCTCTATCTCAACCCCATCTTCGAGGCGACCAGCAACCACAAATACGACACGGCGGACTACGAGCGGATCGACCGGATGTTCGGGACGAAGGAAGAATTTGAACTCCTGGCCCGGGAGGCGAAAAAACGGGGCATGCACATCGTTCTCGACGGGGTGTTCAACCATGTGGGGGACGACAGCAAATATTTCGACCGGTACGGCAAATGGAGCGACCCCGAGAATCGTCCCGAGGAGATCGGCGCCTGGTGGGCCTGGAAGCTGAAAAAGGAGGGGAAGTGGAAGGAGCACTACGCCTCCCCCTGGGAGTCCTGGTTCCACATCAATGACGACGGTTCCTACGAGGGGTGGTGGGGATACGACAGCCTGCCGGTGATCCGGGCGCCGGAGGGAAGCGAGCTGAATGTGAAGAGTTTCGCCGACTTCATCATCCGAAACGACAATTCCATCACCCGCCGCTGGATCCGGGCGGGGGCGAGCGGTTGGCGGCTGGATGTGGCCCCGGAAGTGGCCCGCGATTTCTGGCAAGCCCTGCGCGCCCATCTGAAGGGAGATCAGCGGGGGGACCTGAACCCGCCCAACGGCGAACCGATCCTGATCACGGAAAACTGGAACGACGCCACCTACGACCTTTTGGGAGACACTTTCGACTCGACGATGAACTACCGATTCCGCAACGCGGTGATCGCGTTCATGCTGGACGAGCCCTTCGACGACACGGATGTCCGGCACCGCCCGATCGACGCCGCGGAACTGGATAACCGTCTGATGGATATCTACGAATCATACCCCCGGGAAGCCTTTTACGCGATGATGAACCTGATGGGCTCCCACGACACGATGCGAATGATGAAGGTGTACGGCGATGTGGAGAAGGACCATCCGCTCACCCCCGCCGAGCAGAAGGGATGGTCCGACGAGCGGGTGGCCGAAGCCAACCGCCTGGCCCGTCAGCGGGTCAAGCTGACCGCCCTGCTCCAGATGACCTATCCGGGCTCGCCGACCATCTACTACGGGGACGAGGCGGGATTGACCGGATTTGACGATCCCGACGACCGGCGCACATATCCCTGGGACAATCCCGACACGGACCTGCTGGAACACTACCGGCGGCTGGCGAGAATCCGCCAGCAGCATCCGGTCCTCATCACCGGCGACCTGACCACCCTGCACGCCGAAGGGGACACTTACGTCTTCGGCCGCAAAATCACCGGCGGCAAAGACGCCCTGGGCAACAGCGAATACATCGTCAACTACGAAACCGGGGAAAAGCGGAAAGTGACGGACGGCGCCGCCGTGATCGCCATCAGCAAATCGGGGGGCGTCCGGGAAGTGGAAGTCGGATCCTTCATCCGGGACGGGGTTCTGTTTCGGGACGTGTGGAACGACCGGGAATACCGGGTGGAGGGCGGCAAGCTGCGGATCGAGCTGCAGCCGATGGACGGAGCCATTCTGATCGCCGCGCCGGGGCAGGATCTCACTCCCCCGCCGGAGGTGGAGCGGATCCGGGCCACGGGCAAGGACGGACAGGTGCACCTGACCTGGCATCCGGTCCGGGATGCGAAGCGCTATGAAATCCTGCGCAGCCCGATCGACGGGGGATACGAGGTCAAGGTGGGGGAATCGAAGGGCGCCTCCTTCACCGACCGGACGGTAAAAAACGGACAACGCTACCACTACCGCATCATCGCCGTCGACGCCGCCGGCAACCGGAGCGAGTCCGGAGCCGCCGTTTCGGCGGTTCCCCATGCGCCGATCCAGTCGGCGGTCAACCGGACGCCGAAATCGGATGATCATGTCATCGGCTTCGAAAGGGAAATCACCGCAATCGGTCAAGTGACCGTCACAGGGGTGACCGGCCGGGACCGGCCCAGCCCCCAGGTCCTGGCGGAGGTGGGCTTCAAACACGAACGGGACAAAGCGTTCACTTGGCAAACCGCCCGGTTCGACCGGTCCGTGAATAAGGCGGATCAGTACACGGCGACCTTCCCCCCCGACCGGCCGGGAACCTGGAAGGTGGTTTTCCGCTTCTCCACCAGCCTGGGGGAAAAGTGGACAGAAACGCCCGTCGTGCGCGTCACCGCAGTTCCCTCCGACGACCGGGAAGCGCCGCCGGCCCCCGTTCTGCACCAGCCGCACCAGCAGTCCCGGCAGGTGGCGCTGAAGTGGGATCCGGTAAAGGCCGATGACCTGGCCTTCTACGAGGTGGAGCGTCAGACGGTGACCGAGGGAAGGAGGGGCGAATGGCAGCGAATCGCGAGAGTCGGCGCCGATCAGACCGCCTACACCGACACCACCGTGGAAAACGGAACCACCTACCGCTACCGGGTGCTCGCCGTGGACACCTCCTTCAACCGGAGCGAAAGCAATCCGGTCCAGGTGACGCCGAAGGAAACGCCGGTGCGGGTCACCTTCCGGGTGAAGGTGCCCGAATACACCGGAACCGACCACCCGGTCCGCCTCGCGGGCACCTTTCCGCAGGCCGAGTGGAACCCGGGTGCCGAAGAGCTCAAAATGGCCCATGTGGGCGACAACACATGGGAAAAGTCGCTGGAATTGATGGAAGGGACCCGGATCGAATACAAATACGCCCGGGGCAGCTGGGACCGGGTCGAAAAGGGGGAATACGGCGAGGAACTGCCCAACCGGACCCTCGTCGTGAAAAGCGAAGGGGACGGCCGAATGCTCGTCACCGACGAAGTGAAGCGTTGGCGGGACATTCCCCTCCACATCTACGAACCGGCCGACGGCACCCGGACCGGTCAGGCGCGCATCCTCCTCCGGGGAGACACCTACAGGGAGGCGGAGCTGACGGTCAACGGGGAGACACGGATTCACGAGGGCGGTCCCTTTGAACGATCCATCCCCCTCTCCGCCGGTGAAAACGCGATCGTCGTCCGCGTCGCCCCCGCCGACCCCGACGGACGCGGCCTCGATCCGGGACAGGTCGCCGAACTGACCACAGAGGTGCGCATCCGGGTCATCCGGGAATAGAGTTCGGAAGCGATAAAATACACCTGAAATCCGAAAAAACGGAAACAGCCGGAAAGGGGTGTGTCACTGAGCCCTTTGTCATGAGGCGAAACGAAGCGGCACACCCCCTCCGGATGAAACAACCTGGCGACGGGGGAAGCTCTCCCGCCCACCACCGGCGGCCAGCGACATTTTCTCCGATGGAACGCCGGATCATCGGTTTGAGCGTCCGGCGATTTCCACATTGCGGTGGTTTTTTTGTTTAAAAAATGGTTTGCATGATTCGCGATACGGGCCGTCATCGGGCGCCGATGCCGCGGCCCTCCATCTGACGCATCAGGTATTTCGCCGCCCGGATTCCCGCCACGTAAGCCAAACCGCCGGCAATAAGCGCGCTGATCCAATTGAAACTGAACACAACGCCGACCAACACCGCCGGGATCAGCGGAATGCAAAATCCCCAAAAGAAGCGCGAACTTCCGAACACAAACGCCTGACCGTTTTTCTCCAGCGGACTTTTTTCAAACAGCCGGAGGGCAAGCACTCCCAGCACCAGAAAAGCGGCGAAGAGGGCGGCCACATGACCCGTGTGGACACGGTCAACGGCATAGTTGGACAGATAGAAGAAAAGGTAAATATATTCAAGCCCATCCCGGATCCGCCCCAAAGCGGAATCCGGAAGGCCCATGGGCACCCCGAAAAATCCAATTGCATCCGCAAGCAACCAGTGAAGCTGAGAACAGAGAAGTCCCGCCCCCAAAGAGGCCACCCAATTTCCCGTGACAGCGGCAATCAAAAAGCCGAGGGAATAGAGGCTCAGCAAGTACGAAACGCAGTAAGCGAACCAGAACAGGGCCTCCGTCCAGGTATATCCCACCGATTCAACCAGCCGCATCCCCAGGACGAACAGCAGGTTGACCGTCATCATCCCGATGATGGACACCGCGCCGAAGAAAAACTTGGTCACGGCAATCTCCCGCCGGCTGACCGGTGCCGCCGCCAAAAACTCCAGCGTGTTGGGGGTCCGCTCCCGGACGATCAACAGAATCCCCCACAACCACACGGCGACGGGAGCCAATGGAAACAGCGGGCTGAAGCCCACGGCACTGCCCGACTCGGTAACTATCAACCCCTTGACCGCCCCAGCGACCTCGAAGGACCACGCATTCTCAAAACCGAACAGGGCCAACCATTGCCTGTCCACTTCGAGGATGCCCATCATCCCGCCGAATACCGTTTGCAACCACTCCAACATCGCCTCAATGACCGGTGTAAAAATCACAAACAGAAAGAGGACCGCCAGCAGCCACCGGTTTTGCCGCCATTCCTTCCACAAAAGCCCCTTATTCAGCGGAAACAGCCCCATCCTTCATCCCCTCCTTCTCCACGGTTCGGATGAACCACTCCTCCAGGCCGAGGCTCACCGTTTCCACATAAACCGGCCGGTGAGCCTTGACCGCCTCCAGGACCGTGTCAAACCCGTTTCCGACCGTGAGCGTATACACCCTTCCCTGGCTCTCCACATGCAGAATTTCCGGCATCCTCCGAACCGCTTCCGGCAGCCCCTCCGGAAAGACCGCCTGGATTTTGCGGGCTTCCTTTCTCAAGTCCTCCACCGTGCGGGTCAGCAGACACCTCCCCTTTTTCATGACGGCCACGTGATCGGCGATCCGCTCCAGATCCTCCAGCTGGTGGGTGGAGATCAGCACCGTCGTCCCGTGCTCGGCCACCTCCTCCAGCACCAACCCCAGCATCTGATGCTTCACCACCGGGTCCAG
Protein-coding regions in this window:
- a CDS encoding M28 family peptidase is translated as MFRRFRMVGTLVLIALLALASTAYAVPSVPLHTQEFSKKVNAERIYQHAAKLADRDDARIAGFEGERRAADYIEQELKKYGLKVERQVFPFLAFLDRGSEVQVVEPEPKSLDSLTMSYSPATPEEGLRAELVYAGLGSEEEFAQVDAKGKIALIKRGEYTFFEKTQNAAKAGAVGAIIFNNTSGNINGTLSEPTDIPAVSLSDVEGEALKELLEQGEKVIVTMKVDTVMENSHSQNVIGTIPGKKGGPFKERKTIVVGAHYDGVDTPAANDNASGTATLLELARVLSKKPMFHDVKVIFFGAEEAGLVGSTHYVESLDPREIADIAAMINMDMVGVGDTMGVMTAEEGAESFVADLAEEYIRAYGHPYRRTVSDRSDHAPFEAAGIPVAFLNYGPDPNYHTDGDTVDKLSKENLYNMGVLVTTLTHNIANDRNLPERGAVFSAKGLKGEKRFHNPEFANR
- a CDS encoding sporulation protein YjcZ, which encodes MSGYGYGGYGIGLRRLLIFLLVIATIFVFAGVGFGY
- a CDS encoding alpha amylase N-terminal ig-like domain-containing protein; this encodes MTTIALSISLLPAFGKNPTAAAEGLDDNIHWNELKHDTRDPLFRHPFGAVPAGEAVRLRMQTKAGDVESVKLILWDDLKKKQSVHPMTPVGTSPDGLLEYWETTVSSDRPTVFWYHFELQDGSRIVRYGDQPEQDGGIGEPTDGHPHDFQLTVYDRDFRTPDWFKLGITYQIFPDRFYDGDPSNNRAADGRGSRGDAPIEHRKWGQLPDNPDLSDLPGYDGDGIWSNDFYGGDLAGIRKKLDYLESLGVKTLYLNPIFEATSNHKYDTADYERIDRMFGTKEEFELLAREAKKRGMHIVLDGVFNHVGDDSKYFDRYGKWSDPENRPEEIGAWWAWKLKKEGKWKEHYASPWESWFHINDDGSYEGWWGYDSLPVIRAPEGSELNVKSFADFIIRNDNSITRRWIRAGASGWRLDVAPEVARDFWQALRAHLKGDQRGDLNPPNGEPILITENWNDATYDLLGDTFDSTMNYRFRNAVIAFMLDEPFDDTDVRHRPIDAAELDNRLMDIYESYPREAFYAMMNLMGSHDTMRMMKVYGDVEKDHPLTPAEQKGWSDERVAEANRLARQRVKLTALLQMTYPGSPTIYYGDEAGLTGFDDPDDRRTYPWDNPDTDLLEHYRRLARIRQQHPVLITGDLTTLHAEGDTYVFGRKITGGKDALGNSEYIVNYETGEKRKVTDGAAVIAISKSGGVREVEVGSFIRDGVLFRDVWNDREYRVEGGKLRIELQPMDGAILIAAPGQDLTPPPEVERIRATGKDGQVHLTWHPVRDAKRYEILRSPIDGGYEVKVGESKGASFTDRTVKNGQRYHYRIIAVDAAGNRSESGAAVSAVPHAPIQSAVNRTPKSDDHVIGFEREITAIGQVTVTGVTGRDRPSPQVLAEVGFKHERDKAFTWQTARFDRSVNKADQYTATFPPDRPGTWKVVFRFSTSLGEKWTETPVVRVTAVPSDDREAPPAPVLHQPHQQSRQVALKWDPVKADDLAFYEVERQTVTEGRRGEWQRIARVGADQTAYTDTTVENGTTYRYRVLAVDTSFNRSESNPVQVTPKETPVRVTFRVKVPEYTGTDHPVRLAGTFPQAEWNPGAEELKMAHVGDNTWEKSLELMEGTRIEYKYARGSWDRVEKGEYGEELPNRTLVVKSEGDGRMLVTDEVKRWRDIPLHIYEPADGTRTGQARILLRGDTYREAELTVNGETRIHEGGPFERSIPLSAGENAIVVRVAPADPDGRGLDPGQVAELTTEVRIRVIRE
- a CDS encoding ABC transporter permease subunit; protein product: MGLFPLNKGLLWKEWRQNRWLLAVLFLFVIFTPVIEAMLEWLQTVFGGMMGILEVDRQWLALFGFENAWSFEVAGAVKGLIVTESGSAVGFSPLFPLAPVAVWLWGILLIVRERTPNTLEFLAAAPVSRREIAVTKFFFGAVSIIGMMTVNLLFVLGMRLVESVGYTWTEALFWFAYCVSYLLSLYSLGFLIAAVTGNWVASLGAGLLCSQLHWLLADAIGFFGVPMGLPDSALGRIRDGLEYIYLFFYLSNYAVDRVHTGHVAALFAAFLVLGVLALRLFEKSPLEKNGQAFVFGSSRFFWGFCIPLIPAVLVGVVFSFNWISALIAGGLAYVAGIRAAKYLMRQMEGRGIGAR